The following are encoded in a window of Hemiscyllium ocellatum isolate sHemOce1 chromosome 35, sHemOce1.pat.X.cur, whole genome shotgun sequence genomic DNA:
- the bbs10 gene encoding Bardet-Biedl syndrome 10 protein, with protein sequence MDLEKLVHIADTLEKIVLSCFGPDGGQVLFVRDTGDIQITKDGCRILESLLLDHPAARLMVQSVSAHCRRSGDGAKSFIVLLAAMLRGVRAESRGREPACQRWLAKGLAQLEQEVLGPVMGRQLAPHCIQALSPCAGRLQLRAGPVARVLEAYFAGKVGPTHSLLLTQLAWDYLGQLGGGQEERGLRLEADCSPGLLVTVPGLPVGSSRVLAGLPLSRGLALPCGRAQGPTLAVVVGTSLLPPLSQAGSTLRPEGPEGLSKARSWARARLEETLSQLQSLGVGLLLSGPKQPDCVLEQARNRGLSVVHCLPDQELALLRRLSGAEAHHCLTGLRAADTLLASFIRPNPLVPQSQLLLGFPGLQGCQPHCLLVCAPTLGLAQQLRDALHGAFTLLRLLLPGTTTLQEGQGTGELGREREGQGTGERGREREGQGTGERGREREGQGTRGFGRQEQGTGDQEGQRASQCTGECELASERPGSGQWGKERQMTGHLMRESQGNETGELGAGKQGTAELLRTEEETKCTQATGEGEHSPAGGPGAGQRERSPAGGPGAGQRERSPAGGRGAGQRERSPAGGMGAGQRERSPAGGPGAGQRERSPAGGMGAGQRERSPAGGPGAGQRERSPAGGMGAGQRERSPAGGMGAGQREPSPAGGMGAGQRERSPAGGMGAGQREHSPAGGMGAGQREPSPAGGMGAGQRECSPAGGMGAGQRERSPAGGPGAGQREHSPAGGMGAGQREPSPAGGMGAGQREPSPAGGPGAGQSACQLPAGSVLSTGGTFELLVHSYLQRVSGSLPQPNTRLACRIVLNALLSIPRHLQPRGDRGRGCLQAQAHLGAGLRGHAVPPEAEGPLEVAVAKQHLLISVLRCLRNLLTIDSIIPVHGKPRHKLHGDREDSD encoded by the coding sequence GTTGATGGTGCAGAGTGTGTCAGCTCACTGCAGGAGGTCGGGAGATGGAGCCAAGTCCTTCATCGTTCTGCTGGCTGCCATGCTGCGGGGAGTCAGGGCCGAGAGCAGAGGCCGGGAACCTGCCTGCCAACGCTGGCTGGCCAAGGGGCTGGCCCAGCTGGAGCAGGAGGTGCTGGGGCCGGTCATGGGGAGGCAGCTGGCCCCCCACTGCATCCAGGCCCTCAGTCCCTGCGCCGGGCGCCTGCAGCTGAGGGCTGGGCCCGTCGCCCGGGTGCTCGAGGCCTACTTTGCAGGTAAGGTAGGCCCGACCCACAGCCTCCTCCTCACACAACTGGCCTGGGACTACCTGGGGCAGCTGGGAGGGGGGCAAGAAGAGCGGGGCCTGCGGCTGGAGGCTGACTGCTCCCCGGGCCTGCTGGTCACCGTGCCCGGCCTACCCGTAGGCAGCAGCCGGGTGCTGGCGGGGCTGCCCCTGAGCCGAGGCCTTGCCCTGCCCTGCGGCCGGGCGCAGGGACCGACCCTGGCGGTGGTGGTGGGGACCAGCCTGCTGCCCCCTCTGAGCCAGGCCGGGTCCACCCTGAGGCCGGAGGGGCCGGAGGGGCTCTCTAAGGCCCGGAGCTGGGCCCGGGCCCGGCTGGAGGAGACGCTGAGCCAGCTGCAGAGCCTGGGGGTGGGGCTGCTGCTGTCTGGGCCAAAGCAGCCGGACTGCGTCCTGGAGCAGGCCCGGAACCGCGGCCTGTCAGTGGTGCACTGCCTCCCAGACCAGGAGCTGGCCTTGCTCAGGAGGCTGAGTGGGGCAGAGGCGCACCACTGCCTGACGGGGCTCCGGGCAGCGGACACGCTCCTGGCCAGCTTCATCAGGCCTAACCCCCTGGTCCCCCAGAGCCAGCTCCTGCTAGGGTTCCCCGGTCTTCAGGGCTGCCAGCCTCACTGCCTGCTAGTGTGTGCTCCCACCCTCGGGCTGGCTCAGCAGCTCCGAGACGCTCTCCACGGGGCCTTCACACTGCTCAGGCTCCTACTGCCTGGAACAACAACTCTGCAGGAAGGACAGGGGACCGGGGaactggggagagagagggagggacaggggaCCGGGgaacgggggagagagagggagggacaggggaCCGGGgaacgggggagagagagggagggacaggggaCTCGGGGGTTTGGAAGGCAGGAACAGGGAACTGGGGATCAGGAGGGACAGAGAGCCAGCCAGTGTACTGGGGAGTGTGAGCTAGCGAGTGAGAGACCGGGAAGTGGGCAGTGGGGAAAGGAGAGACAGATGACTGGGCACCTGATGAGAGAGAGTCAGGGGAATGAGACAGGTGAGCTGGGAGCTGGCAAACAGGGAACAGCAGAGCTGCTCAGAACGGAGGAGGAGACAAAGTGTACGCAGGCAACTGGTGAAGGGGAGCACTCCCCAGCAGGAGGGCCGGGAGCTGGGCAGAGGGAGCGCTCCCCAGCAGGAGGGCCGGGAGCTGGGCAGAGGGAGCGCTCCCCAGCAGGAGGGCGGGGAGCTGGGCAGAGGGAGCGCTCCCCAGCAGGAGGGATGGGAGCTGGGCAGAGGGAGCGCTCCCCAGCAGGAGGGCCGGGAGCTGGGCAGAGGGAGCGCTCCCCAGCAGGAGGGATGGGAGCTGGGCAGAGGGAGCGCTCCCCAGCAGGAGGGCCGGGAGCTGGGCAGAGGGAGCGCTCCCCAGCAGGAGGGATGGGAGCTGGGCAGAGGGAGCGCTCCCCAGCAGGAGGGATGGGAGCTGGGCAGAGGGAGCCCTCCCCAGCAGGAGGGATGGGAGCTGGGCAGAGGGAGCGCTCCCCAGCAGGAGGGATGGGAGCTGGGCAGAGGGAGCACTCCCCAGCAGGAGGGATGGGAGCTGGGCAGAGGGAGCCCTCCCCAGCAGGAGGGATGGGAGCTGGGCAGAGGGAGTGCTCCCCAGCAGGAGGGATGGGAGCTGGGCAGAGGGAGCGCTCCCCAGCAGGAGGGCCGGGAGCTGGGCAGAGGGAGCACTCCCCAGCAGGAGGGATGGGAGCTGGGCAGAGGGAGCCCTCCCCAGCAGGAGGGATGGGAGCTGGGCAGAGGGAGCCCTCCCCAGCAGGAGGGCCGGGAGCTGGGCAGAGTGCCTGTCAGCTCCCAGCTGGGAGTGTCCTGAGTACAGGGGGTACCTTTGAGCTGCTTGTACACTCCTACCTGCAGCGTGTGTCTGGCAGTCtgccccagcccaacaccaggttGGCATGCAGGATAGTTCTGAACGCACTGCTGAGTATCCCCAGGCACCTGCAGCCCAGGGGAGACCGGGGAAGGGGCTGTCTCCAGGCTCAAGCTCACCTTGGAGCGGGTCTTCGGGGGCACGCAGTACCGCCGGAGGCTGAGGGACCCCTGGAAGTGGCGGTCGCCAAACAGCACCTCCTGATCTCCGTCCTCCGGTGCCTGAGGAACCTACTCACCATCGACTCCATCATCCCCGTCCACGGCAAACCCAGGCACAAGCTCCACGGAGACCGTGAGGACTCGGACTGA